A window of Haliscomenobacter hydrossis DSM 1100 contains these coding sequences:
- a CDS encoding DUF6922 domain-containing protein, protein MEANLQLPPILFWDIDPSKLDYDAKARFIIGRVVMYGSLADWTAILAYYGPDRVRDEMLQERYLDKKTLNYLSFYFEVPKTEFRCYTLQQSIPQHWNY, encoded by the coding sequence ATGGAAGCCAACCTCCAATTACCTCCCATTCTTTTTTGGGACATCGACCCCAGCAAACTTGACTACGATGCCAAAGCACGTTTCATCATTGGCCGAGTGGTGATGTATGGAAGTCTCGCGGATTGGACTGCCATACTCGCCTACTATGGCCCTGACCGTGTACGAGATGAAATGCTCCAAGAGCGCTACCTGGACAAAAAGACCTTGAATTATTTGAGTTTTTATTTTGAAGTACCAAAGACTGAATTCCGATGCTACACACTACAACAGTCTATCCCGCAACACTGGAATTATTAA
- the smc gene encoding chromosome segregation protein SMC: MRLKSLEIKGFKSFANSTVINFGADVIGIVGPNGSGKSNVVDAIRWVLGEQSSRELRLDQMSSVIFNGTKKRKPAGIAQVSLTFENTKNLLPTEYNSVTITRMLYRSGESEYRLNGVTCRLKDITGLFLDTGIGSNSYAIIALGMVDDILEDKEDSRRKMFEQAAGVSKYKLRKKETLSKLKSTSEDLDRVEDLLAEIESNLKSLEKQAKRTQKYFELKEEYKELSVALALIKVGGLRDKHKSLQSQIDLEQDKYRQIDVESRNLEAALEKERLTHLDKEKALSERQRDLNSLVGRIRGMENDRRMLEQKLQFVQQNRLKQEQDIQQAQGRIVQLEADIEHYRSELNVEKRVEARLEQELETAEQQLDKIRGGHSTMKADLDVVVQEQQRLERAINELEKQKAISLNQIDNNNQDINRNDAEIRQRQESVAGLRNKVLELEKQEQTQQAVVTSLEQAEEKRQQDLQKGEAELSEITQKIARVRRDLDAKRNEFKLTKSMVENLEGFPESIQYLVKSKDWDKGAPLLSDLIYVGEEYRVAIENFLEPYLNYFVVNNLAEAYFAIELLGKTQKGKANFFVLDAFRDYQMPMTLFPETKMAMELVQTDPAYRNLVGYLLENVLLTEKEEIQGALPEQDVVVLSRSGRIIKRRFSVSGGSIGLFEGKKIGRKKNLEVLEEAIKKAEQEENRLSTTSFNLKERVDALKAKRPDLEMQQQRSILNKLAQEKVSLSTSLSNFESLIQEVANRRELIEKRILELTQAVGGIDEQLNQRNAELDAVKEKISHTDGSFRQMADQLSQASAAYNEKNIQFIRQQNKVTTFQQELSFREKQITDTKNALQQNQQGILTADREISIVNDELLRLATALQEAYAERGTHESSLTEAEQIYFKARSGMVEMEDRLRKLTRQQQDLQVLINNLKDKFNDVKFEISSISQRLRIEFEIGINDILNEEPSIKRPEAEMQEEVDKLKKRLDNYGEINPLAVEAYSEIKERYDNIAQQRDDIVAAKKSLEQTILEIEETATLQFLEAFEKARLYFIDVFRSLFTEDDNCDLILLDPENPLDSRIEIVAKPKGKRPQTISQLSGGEKTLTATALLFALYLLKPAPFCIFDEVDAPLDDGNITKFNRIIKKFSKDSQFIIVTHNKLTMAAVDTIYGVYMAEQGVSGVMPVDFRDYENVGGQFEVAVG; this comes from the coding sequence ATGCGTCTGAAGAGTCTCGAAATCAAAGGTTTTAAAAGTTTTGCCAACTCCACCGTCATCAACTTCGGTGCGGATGTCATCGGCATTGTCGGCCCCAATGGATCAGGAAAATCCAATGTGGTAGACGCCATCCGTTGGGTGTTGGGCGAGCAAAGCAGTCGGGAACTGCGTTTGGACCAAATGTCGAGCGTCATCTTCAACGGCACCAAAAAGCGCAAACCCGCCGGGATAGCCCAGGTTTCCCTGACTTTTGAAAACACCAAAAACCTCCTGCCTACCGAATACAACTCCGTGACCATCACTCGCATGCTCTACCGCAGCGGAGAAAGTGAATACCGCCTCAACGGGGTGACCTGCCGCCTCAAGGACATCACCGGGCTGTTTCTCGACACGGGCATCGGCTCCAACTCCTACGCCATCATCGCCCTGGGCATGGTAGACGACATCCTGGAAGACAAAGAAGACTCACGCCGCAAGATGTTTGAACAAGCGGCCGGGGTATCCAAATACAAGCTCCGCAAAAAAGAGACCCTCAGCAAACTCAAAAGCACCAGCGAAGACCTGGATCGGGTAGAAGACCTGCTGGCCGAAATTGAAAGCAACCTCAAATCGCTGGAAAAACAGGCCAAACGCACCCAAAAATATTTCGAACTCAAAGAAGAATACAAGGAACTCAGCGTAGCCCTGGCCTTGATCAAGGTGGGGGGGCTGAGAGACAAACACAAAAGCCTGCAAAGCCAGATCGACCTGGAGCAGGACAAGTACCGCCAGATCGACGTAGAAAGCCGCAATCTGGAAGCCGCTCTGGAAAAGGAACGCCTCACCCACCTCGACAAGGAAAAGGCCCTATCCGAGCGCCAGCGCGACCTCAATAGCCTTGTCGGGCGCATCCGGGGTATGGAAAACGACCGCCGCATGTTGGAGCAAAAACTCCAGTTTGTGCAGCAAAACCGCCTCAAACAAGAGCAAGACATCCAGCAAGCGCAGGGCCGCATTGTGCAACTCGAAGCAGACATTGAGCACTACCGCTCAGAGCTGAACGTGGAAAAACGGGTAGAAGCGCGTTTGGAACAAGAATTGGAAACCGCCGAACAACAACTCGACAAAATTCGCGGCGGCCACAGCACCATGAAAGCCGACCTCGATGTGGTGGTGCAAGAGCAACAACGTCTCGAACGCGCCATCAACGAACTGGAAAAACAAAAGGCCATCAGCCTCAACCAGATCGACAACAACAACCAGGACATCAACCGCAATGACGCCGAAATCCGCCAGCGCCAGGAATCGGTAGCGGGCTTGCGCAACAAGGTTTTGGAACTGGAAAAACAAGAACAAACCCAGCAAGCCGTGGTGACCAGCCTGGAACAGGCCGAAGAAAAACGCCAACAAGACTTGCAAAAAGGCGAAGCGGAACTGAGCGAAATTACCCAAAAGATTGCCCGCGTACGTCGCGACCTGGACGCCAAACGCAACGAATTCAAGTTGACCAAAAGTATGGTGGAAAACCTCGAAGGTTTCCCGGAATCCATCCAGTATTTGGTCAAAAGTAAGGACTGGGACAAGGGCGCGCCCCTGCTCTCTGATCTGATCTATGTAGGCGAGGAGTACCGCGTCGCCATCGAAAACTTCCTCGAACCCTACCTCAACTACTTCGTGGTCAACAACCTCGCGGAGGCCTATTTTGCCATCGAACTCTTGGGCAAAACCCAAAAGGGCAAGGCCAACTTCTTTGTGCTCGACGCTTTCCGGGATTACCAGATGCCGATGACCCTCTTCCCGGAGACGAAGATGGCCATGGAATTGGTGCAAACCGACCCCGCGTACCGCAATCTGGTGGGTTACCTGCTCGAAAACGTGTTGCTCACCGAAAAAGAGGAGATCCAGGGCGCTCTACCCGAACAGGATGTGGTGGTACTCTCGCGCAGTGGCCGCATCATCAAGCGCCGCTTCAGTGTATCGGGGGGCTCGATCGGACTATTTGAGGGCAAAAAAATTGGCCGCAAGAAGAACCTCGAAGTACTGGAAGAAGCGATCAAAAAAGCCGAACAGGAGGAAAACCGCCTGTCGACTACCTCCTTCAACCTCAAAGAACGGGTGGATGCCCTGAAAGCCAAACGCCCGGATCTGGAAATGCAGCAGCAACGCAGCATTTTAAACAAACTGGCGCAGGAAAAAGTGTCCTTGTCCACCAGTTTATCCAACTTTGAATCCCTGATTCAGGAGGTGGCCAACCGCCGTGAACTGATCGAAAAACGCATTCTGGAGTTGACTCAAGCGGTTGGCGGGATCGACGAACAACTCAATCAACGCAACGCCGAACTGGACGCCGTCAAGGAAAAAATCTCGCATACGGATGGCAGTTTTCGCCAAATGGCCGATCAACTCAGCCAGGCTTCGGCGGCGTACAACGAGAAGAACATCCAGTTCATCCGCCAGCAAAATAAGGTGACGACTTTTCAGCAGGAATTGTCTTTCCGCGAAAAACAAATCACCGACACCAAAAACGCCCTGCAACAAAACCAGCAGGGCATCCTGACTGCGGATCGGGAGATTTCGATAGTCAACGACGAGTTGTTGCGCCTGGCCACTGCATTGCAAGAGGCTTACGCCGAGCGGGGCACCCACGAGTCGTCGCTCACCGAAGCGGAGCAAATCTACTTCAAAGCCCGCAGTGGCATGGTGGAAATGGAAGACCGCCTGCGCAAACTAACTCGCCAACAGCAGGACTTGCAGGTGCTGATCAACAACCTGAAGGACAAGTTCAACGATGTTAAATTTGAAATCAGCTCCATCTCGCAGCGCCTGCGCATCGAGTTTGAAATTGGCATCAATGACATCCTGAACGAAGAACCGAGCATCAAACGCCCCGAAGCGGAGATGCAGGAGGAAGTGGACAAACTCAAAAAACGCCTCGACAACTACGGTGAAATCAACCCCCTGGCGGTTGAAGCGTACTCCGAAATCAAAGAGCGCTACGACAACATCGCCCAGCAACGCGATGACATCGTGGCGGCCAAAAAATCCCTGGAACAAACCATCCTGGAGATCGAAGAAACGGCGACCCTGCAATTCCTGGAAGCCTTCGAAAAAGCGCGCCTCTACTTCATCGATGTGTTCCGCAGCCTCTTCACCGAAGACGACAACTGCGACCTGATCCTTCTCGATCCCGAAAATCCCCTGGATTCCCGCATCGAAATTGTGGCCAAACCCAAAGGCAAACGCCCGCAAACGATCAGCCAATTGTCGGGCGGAGAAAAAACGCTCACCGCAACGGCACTGCTTTTCGCGCTCTACCTGCTCAAACCTGCACCCTTCTGTATCTTCGACGAGGTAGATGCCCCCCTGGACGATGGCAACATCACCAAGTTCAACCGCATCATCAAGAAGTTTTCCAAAGATTCGCAGTTCATCATCGTGACCCACAACAAACTGACCATGGCAGCGGTGGACACGATTTATGGGGTGTACATGGCCGAGCAGGGGGTGTCAGGCGTTATGCCGGTGGATTTTAGAGATTATGAGAATGTGGGTGGGCAGTTTGAGGTGGCGGTGGGATAG
- a CDS encoding nucleotidyl transferase AbiEii/AbiGii toxin family protein produces MLHTTTVYPATLELLKSLMQLPTLEGYNLAGGTALALQIGHRISVDLDFFGNVDFEPIDILDSIRDISEVSIINQSRAILILNAGGIKTDFVRYRYPLLNSIVEIEGIRLLSTLDIGAMKLAAITNRGRKRDFFDLFFLLKTYTLRSLMDAYNAKYADGSEFLVNKSLIYFDDAEEDDMPEIFDTSLSWSLVKETIAREVKQL; encoded by the coding sequence ATGCTACACACTACAACAGTCTATCCCGCAACACTGGAATTATTAAAATCCTTAATGCAATTACCCACATTGGAAGGATATAACCTCGCCGGAGGCACTGCACTTGCTTTACAAATTGGCCACCGCATCTCTGTAGATTTGGATTTTTTTGGAAATGTAGATTTCGAACCGATTGATATCTTAGATTCCATACGCGACATATCCGAAGTCAGCATCATCAACCAAAGTCGAGCCATTTTGATTTTGAATGCTGGGGGTATAAAAACCGACTTTGTCCGTTATCGATACCCTTTGCTCAATTCAATTGTGGAGATTGAAGGTATCCGGTTGCTATCTACACTGGATATCGGTGCAATGAAATTAGCAGCAATTACCAATCGAGGCCGGAAAAGGGATTTTTTCGACTTGTTTTTTCTACTGAAAACTTATACGCTCCGCAGCCTGATGGATGCTTACAATGCTAAGTACGCTGATGGTTCTGAATTTTTGGTCAATAAAAGTTTGATCTATTTTGACGATGCGGAAGAAGATGATATGCCTGAAATTTTTGACACCTCTTTAAGTTGGTCATTGGTGAAAGAAACGATAGCGCGGGAAGTTAAGCAACTGTAA